One Deltaproteobacteria bacterium DNA window includes the following coding sequences:
- the guaB gene encoding IMP dehydrogenase, whose protein sequence is MVLPEIQEALTFDDILLLPQESEVLPHEVDTTTRLAADITLNIPVISAAMDSVTESATAIIMARMGGVGIVHRNLTPEEQALEVEKVKRAESGMILRPITLSPDQTLHEVIRVMKEHNISGVPITEGERLVGILTNRDLRFERNLDLKVREVMTKEVITTGEETTLEKAKEILQKNRIEKLPVIDKKGNLKGLFTIKDVERVTEFPNATKDKIGRLRVGGAIGVGEPALARAGKLVEAGVDLVVIDTAHGHTKGVLETVRQFKKAYNIPLIAGNVATGEAAEALIKAGVDAVKVGVGAGSICTTRVVTGIGVPQLFAVIDCAKVTTRHGIPLIADGGIKFSGDVTKALAAGADTVMIGGLLAGTDEAPGENILYQGRSYKSYRGMGSIGAMLKGSGDRYAQGGIKERSKLIPEGIEGMVPHRGPLATQITQIVGGVRSGMGYLGAKNLDELRKKARFVRITSAGLKESHVHDVVITKEAPNYRLE, encoded by the coding sequence ATGGTACTCCCTGAAATCCAAGAAGCCCTCACATTCGACGATATCCTCCTCCTGCCCCAGGAGAGCGAGGTTTTGCCTCACGAGGTCGATACGACCACCCGATTAGCGGCGGATATTACCTTAAATATTCCTGTGATCTCTGCGGCGATGGATTCGGTGACCGAATCGGCCACTGCAATCATCATGGCCCGTATGGGGGGGGTCGGGATTGTTCATCGCAATTTGACTCCCGAAGAGCAAGCGTTGGAGGTAGAGAAGGTCAAGCGTGCCGAGTCCGGCATGATTCTCCGTCCGATTACCCTTTCCCCAGATCAGACCTTGCATGAAGTGATCCGTGTCATGAAAGAGCATAATATTTCCGGGGTCCCGATTACGGAGGGGGAGAGGCTTGTGGGGATTCTCACAAATCGTGATTTGCGTTTTGAGAGGAATCTTGATCTGAAGGTTCGAGAGGTGATGACAAAAGAAGTGATCACGACGGGAGAAGAGACGACACTCGAAAAGGCGAAGGAAATTTTACAAAAAAACCGGATCGAAAAATTACCTGTCATCGATAAAAAGGGGAATCTCAAGGGACTCTTTACGATCAAGGATGTCGAGCGGGTCACTGAGTTTCCGAACGCAACAAAGGACAAGATCGGACGTCTCCGGGTGGGGGGGGCGATTGGGGTGGGTGAGCCAGCCTTGGCGCGGGCCGGGAAACTCGTCGAGGCAGGGGTCGATTTGGTCGTGATTGATACCGCCCATGGCCATACAAAAGGGGTTCTGGAGACGGTCAGGCAATTCAAGAAGGCCTACAACATTCCCCTCATTGCCGGGAATGTGGCGACCGGTGAGGCGGCCGAGGCGTTGATCAAGGCGGGTGTCGACGCGGTGAAGGTTGGTGTTGGTGCCGGATCGATTTGTACGACGCGTGTCGTGACCGGTATCGGTGTTCCTCAGCTTTTTGCGGTGATCGATTGCGCGAAGGTGACGACCCGGCACGGAATTCCGTTGATCGCCGATGGGGGAATCAAATTTTCAGGTGATGTGACGAAGGCGCTCGCGGCAGGGGCCGATACGGTCATGATCGGTGGTCTCCTCGCTGGCACAGATGAGGCGCCAGGTGAAAACATCCTTTATCAAGGACGTTCCTACAAGAGCTATCGCGGGATGGGTTCGATCGGGGCGATGCTCAAAGGGAGCGGGGATCGCTATGCGCAGGGGGGGATCAAGGAACGCTCAAAACTGATCCCGGAGGGGATCGAAGGGATGGTGCCCCATCGCGGTCCTCTGGCGACCCAGATTACGCAGATCGTTGGCGGGGTTCGTTCAGGGATGGGTTATCTGGGGGCGAAGAATCTTGATGAACTCCGAAAGAAGGCACGTTTTGTTCGGATTACCTCAGCAGGATTGAAAGAAAGCCACGTTCACGATGTCGTTATTACAAAAGAAGCACCAAACTATCGATTAGAATGA
- a CDS encoding PQQ-binding-like beta-propeller repeat protein — MDQRTEKVLIFFLFLVLLQSSGNGAYGFEPFHVRNRNYPRQPAFKLPYKPKWVSRVKKGGVFKYKRREFSSPVVYEDRIFVGTESGYFYAMKKKNGRRVWRFKTEGSVSSRPGIRNGKVFFGDDEGYFYALDLQTGEKIWSLNLDAEILTAPALKGDQLFLVTVEGRVVALTEREGTILWERQHSTRPLQMTIRGNSTPVLDPEGNLYVGFADGTFWSLSSKTGKILWERRIESGERFHDLDGVPLIEGDRIYISSFDGPLTAVTKSGRILWSVSVGSAVPFLSEKDLLYVSDSQGSLLALQKKDGSTLWKTKVGEGALTAPLLHNDVIAVGLSSSTMNFVDRTTGRLMFRRFAKKGISSDPFLDGDQLCYLSNGGRLYSLKMVDKSVP; from the coding sequence ATGGATCAACGCACCGAAAAAGTCCTAATCTTTTTTCTTTTTTTGGTTTTACTTCAGAGCTCAGGGAACGGTGCCTATGGGTTTGAGCCATTTCATGTAAGGAATCGGAACTACCCTCGGCAACCTGCCTTCAAGCTTCCTTATAAGCCGAAATGGGTTTCGCGGGTCAAGAAGGGGGGAGTTTTTAAATACAAGAGACGGGAATTTTCGTCACCGGTTGTTTATGAGGATCGGATCTTTGTCGGGACCGAGAGTGGTTATTTTTATGCAATGAAAAAGAAAAATGGCCGGCGGGTCTGGCGCTTCAAGACGGAGGGTTCTGTTAGTTCGAGACCGGGTATTAGAAATGGAAAGGTTTTTTTTGGAGATGATGAAGGATATTTTTATGCACTGGATCTTCAGACAGGGGAGAAGATCTGGAGCCTCAATCTCGATGCCGAGATCCTGACCGCTCCTGCTTTAAAAGGGGATCAGCTTTTTCTCGTGACGGTGGAAGGTCGGGTTGTCGCCCTGACCGAGCGGGAGGGGACGATTCTTTGGGAGCGACAGCATAGTACGCGGCCGCTGCAGATGACGATTCGGGGGAACTCAACGCCTGTTTTGGATCCGGAAGGTAATCTTTATGTCGGTTTTGCCGATGGGACCTTTTGGTCCCTTTCTTCAAAAACAGGAAAGATTCTCTGGGAGCGCCGGATTGAATCAGGTGAGCGGTTTCATGACCTGGATGGGGTCCCTCTGATTGAGGGGGATCGGATCTATATCTCGAGTTTCGACGGCCCCCTGACCGCTGTGACAAAGAGTGGCAGGATCCTCTGGTCTGTTTCTGTCGGGAGTGCGGTCCCTTTTCTCTCTGAAAAAGATCTCCTTTATGTTTCTGACTCCCAAGGGTCTTTGCTCGCTCTCCAGAAAAAAGATGGATCGACACTCTGGAAAACAAAAGTCGGAGAGGGGGCCCTCACCGCTCCTCTTCTGCACAACGATGTCATTGCCGTGGGGCTTTCTTCGTCTACCATGAACTTTGTTGATCGTACCACAGGTCGCCTGATGTTCCGCCGGTTTGCCAAAAAGGGGATCTCCTCGGATCCGTTTCTGGACGGAGACCAACTCTGCTATCTCTCCAACGGGGGACGCCTCTATTCCCTAAAAATGGTCGATAAGTCGGTCCCTTGA
- the guaA gene encoding glutamine-hydrolyzing GMP synthase: MNKVLILDFGSQYTQLIARRVRELQIYCEIYPCSTSISQIKSFNPSAIILSGGPASVYDREAPTADREILTLGVPVLGICYGLQWIAREEGGKVSPGSVREYGPAKVHLVKREGIFAGLKENEIDVWMSHGDHVSLLPPGYQIYGESLNRLLAACGDPKKKIFGIQFHPEVLHTPRGKEILKNFLFSVSGLKADWSMESFVEKTIRDVRGMVGSDHVICAVSGGVDSSVMAALLHRAIGDQLHPFFIDNGLLRKNEGDRVFDLLKRNMNLPLIRVDASEDFLKCLEGVVDPEEKRKKIGREFIAVFEREAQKITGVRYLAQGTLYPDVIESVSFRGPSATIKSHHNVGGLPEKMNLKLLEPFRELFKDEVRLIGRLLGIPEEVINRQPFPGPGLAVRILGEVTKERLQILREADDVVVREFKRADLYTKVWQSFAVLLPVKTVGVMGDARTYENVIAVRVVESQDGMTANWVRLPYELLEKISSRVINEVRGVNRVVYDISSKPPATIEWE; the protein is encoded by the coding sequence ATGAACAAGGTTCTGATCCTCGACTTCGGCTCCCAATACACCCAACTGATCGCGCGTCGCGTTCGTGAGCTTCAGATCTATTGTGAAATTTATCCCTGCTCTACCTCGATCTCACAGATCAAGTCTTTTAACCCTTCCGCCATTATCCTCTCCGGAGGACCGGCGAGTGTCTACGACCGGGAGGCGCCAACTGCCGATCGTGAAATTCTGACCCTCGGGGTTCCAGTTCTCGGTATCTGCTATGGTCTTCAGTGGATCGCGCGGGAAGAGGGGGGGAAGGTCAGTCCGGGCTCTGTTCGGGAGTATGGTCCTGCGAAGGTCCATCTCGTGAAGAGAGAGGGGATTTTTGCCGGATTGAAGGAGAACGAGATCGATGTCTGGATGAGCCACGGGGATCATGTGAGCCTCCTTCCTCCCGGCTATCAGATCTATGGCGAGAGTCTGAATCGTCTCCTCGCTGCCTGCGGTGATCCGAAGAAAAAAATATTCGGGATCCAGTTTCATCCCGAAGTCCTTCACACCCCGAGGGGAAAAGAGATTTTGAAGAATTTTCTATTTTCAGTTTCCGGATTGAAAGCGGATTGGTCGATGGAGTCTTTTGTGGAGAAGACGATCCGCGATGTCCGCGGCATGGTCGGTTCCGATCATGTCATCTGTGCTGTCTCAGGTGGTGTCGATTCTTCCGTCATGGCCGCCCTGCTGCATCGGGCGATTGGGGATCAGCTGCATCCTTTCTTTATTGATAATGGGTTACTCAGAAAGAACGAAGGGGATCGTGTCTTCGATCTTTTGAAGCGGAATATGAATCTCCCCTTGATCCGTGTCGATGCGAGCGAGGATTTTCTAAAATGTCTCGAGGGAGTCGTCGATCCCGAAGAGAAGCGAAAAAAGATCGGTCGTGAGTTTATCGCTGTTTTTGAACGAGAGGCCCAGAAGATCACTGGAGTTCGTTATCTGGCCCAGGGGACGCTCTATCCCGACGTGATCGAATCGGTCTCTTTTCGCGGTCCATCGGCGACGATCAAGAGTCATCACAATGTCGGTGGGCTTCCGGAAAAGATGAATCTCAAACTTTTGGAGCCGTTTCGCGAGCTTTTTAAGGATGAGGTTCGCCTGATCGGTCGGCTCCTGGGGATTCCCGAGGAGGTGATCAACCGACAGCCGTTTCCAGGGCCTGGCTTGGCCGTTAGGATCCTTGGCGAGGTCACGAAAGAAAGGTTACAGATCCTCCGGGAGGCGGATGATGTTGTGGTCCGTGAGTTCAAACGGGCCGACCTCTATACGAAGGTCTGGCAGTCTTTTGCGGTGCTCCTCCCTGTAAAGACGGTCGGGGTGATGGGGGATGCACGGACCTATGAGAATGTGATCGCGGTACGTGTTGTGGAGAGTCAGGATGGGATGACGGCGAACTGGGTTCGCCTCCCGTATGAGCTCCTCGAGAAGATCTCAAGTCGTGTGATTAATGAAGTGCGGGGGGTGAATCGTGTGGTTTACGATATTTCATCCAAACCCCCTGCGACTATTGAGTGGGAATAG
- the der gene encoding ribosome biogenesis GTPase Der — MKPIVAIVGRPNVGKSTLFNRIIGQRKSITLDVAGVTRDRHYGNASWDGKEFICVDTGGFPSDVKGSLEKKVQDQINLAIHEAEAILFVVDGQAGLLPEEKEIGDRLRKSGKKVIIVVSKIDQPSHEERLADFYSLSEKPMPVSGEHGYGVAELLEEVVNGFPSTLSEEAIPEKISIAILGRPNVGKSSLLNCLLGEERVVVDETPGTTRDVIDTPISRDGQDYLLLDTAGIRRHGKSASKVERFSVLRALSAIERSKICLAVFDAKEGIQKQDAHVVGYAFEEKKGVVLIWNKCDLLPNKKGVRDSLKKMARERLKFLAHAPLAFISAKTGEGTEVIWSMVDRLHLSMGKKVKTSDLNALLEKLVLTHNLPVYKGKPVKFYYMTQTGTFPPQFVVFTNEPEGVHFSFQRFLVNQIREEFRFDGAPIQLVFKRKS, encoded by the coding sequence ATGAAACCAATCGTCGCCATTGTCGGTCGTCCCAACGTCGGCAAATCGACCCTCTTTAACCGAATCATCGGCCAGAGGAAGTCGATCACGCTCGATGTCGCGGGTGTGACTCGGGATCGTCATTATGGGAATGCCTCTTGGGATGGTAAGGAATTTATCTGTGTCGATACCGGCGGCTTTCCCTCTGATGTCAAAGGGAGTCTCGAGAAGAAGGTTCAGGATCAGATTAATCTTGCGATCCATGAGGCGGAAGCGATCCTTTTTGTGGTCGATGGTCAGGCGGGGCTTCTTCCGGAAGAAAAGGAGATAGGGGATCGACTTCGGAAGTCAGGCAAAAAGGTTATCATTGTCGTGAGCAAAATTGATCAGCCTTCCCACGAGGAGCGTCTCGCCGATTTCTATTCCCTCTCCGAAAAACCGATGCCGGTCTCTGGTGAACATGGCTATGGGGTGGCAGAGCTTTTGGAGGAGGTGGTCAACGGTTTCCCCTCGACCCTCTCTGAAGAGGCGATACCGGAGAAGATCTCCATTGCGATCCTCGGTCGACCGAATGTCGGGAAATCTTCTCTGCTGAATTGTCTGCTTGGAGAAGAGCGGGTTGTGGTCGATGAGACTCCGGGAACAACACGTGATGTTATCGATACGCCGATCAGCCGTGATGGCCAAGACTATCTCCTTTTGGATACTGCTGGAATCCGGAGACACGGAAAATCAGCGTCGAAGGTGGAACGTTTTTCGGTCCTTCGCGCCTTATCGGCGATTGAAAGATCCAAAATCTGTCTTGCGGTTTTCGATGCCAAAGAAGGGATCCAGAAACAGGATGCCCATGTTGTTGGGTATGCCTTTGAGGAGAAAAAGGGGGTCGTCCTGATTTGGAACAAATGTGACCTCCTGCCCAATAAAAAAGGGGTCCGCGATTCTCTAAAAAAAATGGCGAGAGAGCGCCTGAAATTTCTGGCCCATGCCCCCCTCGCCTTTATCTCCGCGAAGACAGGGGAGGGGACCGAGGTGATCTGGTCGATGGTGGATCGTCTTCATCTCTCGATGGGGAAAAAAGTGAAGACATCGGATCTCAATGCGCTCCTTGAAAAGCTTGTGCTCACCCATAACCTCCCTGTCTACAAGGGGAAGCCGGTGAAATTTTACTACATGACACAGACAGGGACCTTTCCGCCGCAGTTTGTTGTTTTCACAAACGAACCTGAGGGGGTTCATTTTTCTTTCCAAAGATTTCTGGTGAACCAGATACGTGAAGAGTTTCGGTTTGACGGGGCGCCGATCCAGCTCGTTTTCAAGAGGAAGTCGTAA
- a CDS encoding alpha/beta fold hydrolase, which produces MPIQRIKKFGKGIQEDLKILLTYFKLSLSGNKVDRRTNFRKCSSPVLLIYGFGAGRRVMHILERRLRRDGFCVFSLNLGGVFGTFNTHCIEALSKLVKRKIKTLRERYRLPKISIIGHSKGGLIGQYYVKRLQGDRHVKTLITLGTPHYGNPLVLLGLVSPLAIVSKSVWQMYPLAPFLRRLNRGRFPKNVRFVSIYSKKDKICYYKSAILKIPRNTRNMKNIELENIGHVDYLIKKEAYQVIRRELTTSS; this is translated from the coding sequence ATGCCTATCCAAAGGATCAAAAAATTCGGAAAGGGAATTCAAGAAGATCTGAAGATACTACTCACTTATTTCAAGCTCTCCCTCTCAGGAAACAAAGTCGACCGCCGTACAAATTTCCGAAAATGTTCGTCGCCCGTGCTTCTCATTTATGGTTTTGGAGCCGGACGTCGCGTGATGCATATTTTGGAGAGGCGTCTCCGCCGCGACGGATTTTGTGTCTTCAGCCTCAATCTCGGTGGTGTTTTTGGCACCTTCAATACCCACTGTATCGAGGCGTTGTCAAAGTTGGTCAAAAGGAAAATTAAGACGCTTCGTGAAAGATACAGGCTTCCCAAGATCAGTATCATCGGACACTCAAAGGGTGGGCTCATCGGTCAATATTACGTGAAAAGGCTTCAAGGCGATCGACATGTCAAAACCTTGATTACGCTCGGAACCCCTCACTATGGAAATCCACTGGTCTTGTTGGGATTGGTCTCTCCGCTCGCGATCGTCTCAAAAAGTGTCTGGCAGATGTATCCGCTTGCCCCGTTTCTCCGACGTCTGAACCGGGGGCGATTCCCCAAAAATGTCCGCTTTGTTTCGATTTATTCAAAGAAGGATAAAATTTGTTACTACAAGAGCGCCATTTTAAAGATCCCCCGAAATACCAGAAATATGAAAAATATAGAGCTCGAAAACATTGGGCATGTCGATTATTTGATAAAGAAAGAGGCGTACCAGGTAATCCGCAGGGAACTTACGACTTCCTCTTGA
- a CDS encoding SAM-dependent chlorinase/fluorinase, translating into MKPLITLSSDFEKQSYGCGAMEGVIYEVNPDAHLIHHMHGIEGFNLFQAARTMETLVTMPVGFHVCVVDPGVGTKRRGIAIQTVRGDYLIGPDNGILRPGAEALGGIVKAHELQNPKYQRQPVSPIFHGRDVFAMAAGYLSKGVSLEEFGPSIPVTDLIPSPYLNAEILGSSIPAIVIHKNALGNIFFNILQKTWDEFGVPLRGSVTLSKGTKTIRLTHVRTFGEVSKNHFCIMKDDYTRIEAAVTEGNFLKKFPVKLGEKVIFKKS; encoded by the coding sequence ATGAAACCCCTGATCACCCTCTCCTCCGATTTCGAAAAACAATCCTATGGTTGTGGCGCGATGGAGGGGGTTATCTACGAGGTCAATCCTGATGCCCATCTGATTCACCATATGCATGGGATCGAGGGGTTTAATCTCTTTCAGGCGGCGCGCACAATGGAAACGCTCGTCACGATGCCGGTCGGGTTTCACGTCTGTGTCGTCGATCCGGGAGTCGGAACAAAGAGACGTGGGATCGCGATCCAGACGGTCCGGGGAGATTATCTGATCGGGCCTGACAACGGAATTTTACGTCCAGGTGCTGAAGCGCTGGGCGGCATCGTGAAGGCGCATGAGCTCCAGAACCCGAAATATCAGCGCCAGCCGGTCTCTCCTATTTTTCATGGACGCGATGTCTTTGCGATGGCGGCCGGTTACCTTTCAAAAGGAGTTTCGCTCGAAGAGTTCGGCCCGTCGATCCCTGTGACCGACCTGATCCCTTCACCGTATCTGAATGCCGAGATCCTTGGGAGTTCGATTCCGGCGATTGTAATCCACAAAAACGCGCTCGGTAATATTTTTTTTAACATCCTGCAAAAGACCTGGGATGAATTCGGGGTCCCGCTGCGAGGTTCGGTTACCCTTTCAAAAGGTACAAAGACGATCCGCCTCACCCATGTCCGAACCTTCGGAGAGGTTTCAAAAAATCATTTTTGTATCATGAAAGATGACTATACGCGCATCGAGGCGGCCGTCACGGAAGGAAATTTCCTGAAGAAATTTCCAGTGAAATTGGGAGAAAAAGTAATTTTCAAAAAATCCTAG
- the meaB gene encoding methylmalonyl Co-A mutase-associated GTPase MeaB yields the protein MRSSELLKKMLEGDRPALARMISLIENRSADLLPLMAEVHKRSGQAHVVGVTGPPGSGKSTLVDQLIAAFRKEEKKVGVIAIDPSSPFSGGAILGDRIRMQSHAGDDGVFIRSLGSRGSHGGLSKATREVVRLLDAAGMDVVLVETVGVGQTELDIMEIAQTTIVLLTPESGDAIQTMKAGILEIANIFVVNKSDRPGGERLRQELLAMMEMGAQKDSWKVPVLLTQAVKGAGLPELVQSLERHRSHWIKTNDQKWQQKRAEEELREIVVDELVKKADFSIKKGANPYQRAQEILAKLSRIF from the coding sequence ATGAGGAGCTCGGAACTTCTGAAAAAAATGCTCGAAGGAGATCGCCCCGCGCTGGCACGGATGATCTCGCTGATTGAGAATCGATCCGCCGATCTCCTTCCCCTAATGGCTGAAGTTCATAAACGGTCAGGACAGGCCCATGTCGTTGGCGTCACAGGTCCTCCAGGCTCAGGAAAAAGCACCCTCGTTGACCAGTTGATTGCCGCGTTTCGCAAAGAAGAAAAAAAAGTCGGCGTGATCGCGATCGATCCCTCAAGCCCTTTTTCAGGGGGGGCGATTCTCGGGGATCGGATCCGGATGCAATCCCATGCCGGTGACGACGGCGTTTTTATTCGAAGCCTTGGGAGTCGGGGATCTCATGGAGGTCTCTCGAAGGCGACGCGGGAGGTGGTGAGGCTCCTCGATGCAGCAGGGATGGATGTTGTTCTTGTCGAGACGGTCGGTGTCGGTCAGACGGAACTCGATATCATGGAGATCGCCCAGACAACGATCGTGCTTTTGACACCCGAATCGGGTGACGCGATCCAGACGATGAAGGCGGGGATCCTGGAGATCGCCAATATTTTTGTGGTCAATAAATCGGATCGACCGGGGGGAGAACGTTTGAGGCAGGAACTTCTCGCGATGATGGAGATGGGGGCGCAGAAGGACTCTTGGAAGGTTCCAGTTCTCCTCACGCAGGCGGTCAAAGGGGCCGGTCTCCCTGAGCTGGTTCAATCCCTCGAAAGGCATCGCAGTCATTGGATAAAAACGAATGATCAAAAATGGCAACAAAAGAGGGCCGAAGAAGAACTTCGGGAGATTGTTGTCGATGAACTGGTGAAAAAGGCAGATTTTTCGATCAAAAAAGGGGCGAATCCCTACCAGCGTGCGCAGGAGATCCTCGCGAAGCTCTCTAGGATTTTTTGA